TAATTTCATCCAACATTATTGTAACCTGATAGTTGCTGGATATTTTGGATGATCAAATAGACATTGGAGACtatatctaagggctcatgcatacgaccgtagcctgttttgcggtctgcaagttgcGGATCTGTAAAACAGGTGCGACACGGAACGTCCGGCCCTCTACAGAACTGTCTTGTACTTGTTCGTTAaatggacaagagtaggacatgttctatgtttttgcagcagaacggacatatggatgaggacagcacacagtgtttttACACCGTCTTTGCCACTTGGGAGTGGTGGGGGCCAGTACTTCAGCTTCGGCAAAGGTACTAATATTTATATAAAAGAGGAATAAAAAGGgactggagtagtttttactTCAGGCGCATGGATTGCCAGAGGTGAGCCTAATTTATgaagcctcgtcataaattaggtgaatcctccggcagcacaggaGAGAAACAAAGACCAGCGTAAAAGGCagatctttgtaaatgaccccccccaTTGTCTTCCAGTTCAGGAAACCTGTGTGACAACCACTATGGGCTGTAATAGCTGCTGTTAGTGGTTGTCACTGTGAGAGTTTTGCAGCTGACGTCCTAATATTCCTTCTTTTCCTTAAGCTGATTGTACAACCATGAAGGAGAGACCCAAGACTGGAGAACCTGCCTCCTACACCAGGGTCGTGCTGAAGAACTTCTCTGAGTATCATTACCTGAAGGTCCAGCTGTGAGTATCCGTGTCCTGCTGCAGCTGCACTgaataaggcgactttcacactggtgtttggtgcggatccgtcatggatctgcacagacggatccgctcagataatacaaccgtctgcatccgttcagaacggatccgtttgtattatctttaacatagccaagacgtctcgaacaccattgaaagtcaatagaggacggatccattttctattgtgtcagtgaaaaccgatccgtccccattgacttacattgtttgccaggacggatccgttaggctcagtgttgtcagacagacaccaaaacgctgcaagcgtgtccgcctccagagcagaatggtgactgatcggaggcaaactgatgcattctgagcggatccttttccattcagaatgcattagggcaaaactggtccgttttggaccgcgtgtgagagccctgaacggatctcgcaaacggaaagccaaaacgccagtgtgaaagtagcctaaatcacagACCGCAAGTAACGGATAAaactgtgttgttgtttttttttctgcagagtATTTGAAGACAAGGTTGTCAAGATTTCTGCAGCTCAGTTCAAGTCATTTATTCTCTCAGCTTTAAAGGAATTGCACGGAGAGGTAATTTATGATACCGTTACTCCCCTCACTCTCACCGTGTGATATGCAGGTCCACTCCTCGGTGGCATCAGATCTCCCTCTACGTCAGACACGCACAAGCAGCTGACACTGGTGCTGAACACATTAGATGGAGCTTGAAGTTATGAGCCATAGTGTATATATACCATGGGGGCCGGATTCAGGTTAGGCTTCATGTCAACGGTCGTGTCTGTATTGCAATCCGCAAactacggatctgcaaaatacggacatgttccatgtgcattccgcatttttctcagtcccattcttgtctgcaacACGGACAAGATCCGTATCTGCCTCCGTGTGCTTactgttttctttgttttttgctgacccatagacatgaatggatATGGGTGCAATCTGTAAAAAAAGCAGATCGGACATGGATACaatatacggtcatgtgcatgaagccttaaccTTCTAacggtgcattcacatgactgtttGTTTTTTCGATCCGAAAAACCCATTgcgacaatgcctattcttgtccacaaaatgggcaaagaataggacatgttctatcttttttgcggggctgcagaacggacatatgaatgcggacagcacaaaacGCGctgtctgtattttttgtggccccattgaaatgaatgggtctgtatccgatctgcaaaaaatgtggatcggaagCGGAGCAAAATGAAGCCTAAGGCTCCTTGCAGACAAGCCtgagcggattaggtccagatgcgttcaggaaaactcgcaccatttcgcaagcaattgcagtcagttttgtctgtgattgcattccgtttttatcgcgcgggtgaaatgcgcattgatgcgtttttcacgcacgtgataaaaaacggaatgtttacaaacaatatctcttagcaaccatcagtgaaaaacgcatcgcatccgcacttgctggcggatgcgatgcatttctcacgcagccccattctcttctatggggcctgcgttgcgtggaaaaatgcagaatatagaacatgctgcacaagtgatgcgggaaaaacaacgctcatgtacacagacccattgaaatgaatgggtccggattccgtgcgggcgcaatgcgttttcgtcacgcattgcacccgcccggaaaactcgctcgtgtgaaaggggcctaaggactgGAAAGTCAGGGGCAAATTTGCTGTGCGCTGCCCCTAGAGGTAAAGTTGTGAAGCACACCTGTAAGGAACTCCATCATATTCTAGCGCCCCCCTCAAATCTGCTAAAGACTGTGCTGataactgcttgtttccaggtggGTGCTTCTATCCCATTGGACCTGTTGAAGTTTGATGGACAGACGTTGTATGCCATACTGAGAATTAAAAGCAGGTATGTTGAGGTTTGTCAGTCAGCACATACATGTATGATACGCTGTCAGTATTTCTGAATAACGCCCCATGTTCTACTGAAAAAAATGCAGCGACCACATtgtgtatgtgtacagtatatctcCGTCTATTTGAAGGTGGCCTTGTCTTCATAAATCAGGAATGAGCCTTGGCTCTTGGTGGCTCTCTGCCAAGGATCAGCCATCACGTTAAAGTCTTGgaatcccctttaacattgacgcTTCTCCTTCAGGAATGT
This Bufo gargarizans isolate SCDJY-AF-19 chromosome 7, ASM1485885v1, whole genome shotgun sequence DNA region includes the following protein-coding sequences:
- the RPP14 gene encoding ribonuclease P protein subunit p14 — encoded protein: MFLFWGVSEVHEVGEIVWGWFRREYAADCTTMKERPKTGEPASYTRVVLKNFSEYHYLKVQLVFEDKVVKISAAQFKSFILSALKELHGEVGASIPLDLLKFDGQTLYAILRIKSSGLVKLWTSLTLLGQYQGHQCSVRVLQTSPFLLALAGNSRELVVD